Proteins encoded in a region of the Ornithodoros turicata isolate Travis chromosome 3, ASM3712646v1, whole genome shotgun sequence genome:
- the LOC135389864 gene encoding protein Wnt-4-like yields the protein MSVVVLWVLICCATARVRANWMFLGTVATAPNLECESLGLVGSQRRLCEERPGALQAVAEGNRRALAECQKLFRYDPWNCSLQGFTQMLTRGSPETAFIYAVHSAAVAHAVAVACASGHLSECSCEPARRPSPPRSWKWGGCSDNVRFGVQLARQFADAPERRKRRSDPRATVNLHNLRAGRIALSARVRMRCRCHGVSGSCELRTCWRQAPPLHVVARALKVKYWRSIPVKTRPNRLRRDGLVHLRASPDFCEPNARLGVLGTRGRICTAPEGCKRLCCGRGYETKVVKKRERCHCKFHWCCYVTCKSCETRFEQYACK from the exons GTTCCTGGGCACAGTGGCTACTGCGCCAAATTTGGAGTGCGAATCGCTGGGCCTCGTCGGCTCTCAGCGACGCCTCTGCGAAGAACGTCCAGGAGCTCTTCAAGCTGTCGCCGAAGGAAATCGACGGGCACTCGCCGAATGCCAGAAGCTGTTCAGATACGACCCTTGGAACTGCTCCCTACAAGGGTTCACGCAAATGCTCACAAGGG GAAGTCCGGAGACCGCGTTCATCTACGCCGTCCACAGCGCTGCCGTAGCCCACGCCGTCGCTGTTGCCTGCGCTTCTGGTCACCTCTCAGAATGCAGCTGCGAACCAGCACGGCGACCATCGCCGCCGCGGTCTTGGAAGTGGGGCGGGTGCTCCGACAACGTCCGTTTCGGCGTGCAACTTGCTCGACAATTCGCCGATGCCcccgaacggcgaaaaagacgGTCCGATCCTCGCGCGACCGTCAACCTCCACAACCTTCGGGCTGGGCGAATCGCCCTGTCGGCTCGCGTTCGCATGCGTTGTCGTTGTCACGGCGTCTCGGGCTCCTGCGAACTGCGCACGTGCTGGCGGCAGGCGCCACCACTGCATGTGGTAGCGCGTGCGCTGAAGGTGAAGTATTGGCGGTCGATTCCGGTTAAAACCAGACCGAACCGGTTGCGGCGGGACGGTTTGGTGCACCTGAGGGCTTCGCCGGACTTCTGCGAACCGAACGCGAGACTCGGGGTGTTGGGAACAAGGGGTAGAATTTGCACCGCACCCGAGGGGTGCAAGAGGCTCTGTTGCGGGCGCGGATATGAAACTAAAGTTGTAAAGAAGCGAGAGAGGTGTCACTGTAAGTTTCATTGGTGTTGTTACGTCACGTGCAAGTCGTGCGAAACGAGGTTCGAACAGTATGCATGTAAATGA
- the LOC135388021 gene encoding PX domain-containing protein kinase-like protein produces the protein MAAAMAMFEERRSKHTLLDDTHPLSCVIESFENSQGHTLYILRVHRGTDTSWTVSRRYSDFDSLNGYLQASGIELPLPPKKVFNKMNREFVAERQQKLQEYIDKVLAHPLLSVSVHVKRFLDPHNYSQNFRELALQHVSMLFRSEEQWEVVQLLPEIGWRLRKQYILVKPKGESRERHLLSWVPLGPDFYLSVKDLQSALKIISSVQHPHIWPTSLCTVNESGAIIIRNLSHEGSLRDLLYRARLQECYLRKYCSPRESFALTSEAIAKLGNQILHTLKMLHDRGLYHGHLHLGNVAILASGCALLDLENQLLGLPCQLRPFIVTLKKVKTLESIDVYSFGHMVYEMAFGRPCPTATCDSYPPSCPPELRSVLEALLTTEACKNGLPTIADLLLHPFFRSCVATNGSTPKLPMKFPSQLRESLKTARELTERRLQEDQRQWRHQEKLLKAHALLGSEEERKRRAVELKKRRQQSGKQTPSSQHASPTTPEDAPVTSPTSAVPPPPPPPPPLLSPPPPPPPPPNGGPPPPPNGVPFPSNGAPPQTGGSGDRKALLSSITGFNKGALKKAVTKDCSVPKL, from the exons ATGGCGGCTGCCATGGCGATGTTTGAAGAGAGGCGTAGCAAACATACTTTGCTCGATGATACCCATCCACTCTCTTGTGTTATCGAGTCCTTCGAGAACTCCCAGGGTCACACT TTGTACATACTGCGGGTGCACAGAGGGACAGACACATCGTGGACTGTATCAAGGCGGTACAGCGATTTCGACTCCCTTAATGGCTACTTGCAAGCGTCCGGCATTGAGCTGCCGCTACCTCCCAAGAAGGTCTTCAACAAGATGAACAGAGAGTTTGTGGCTGAAAGGCAGCAAAAGCTGCAG GAATACATTGATAAGGTGCTAGCACATCCTCTGCTGTCCGTAAGCGTCCATGTGAAGCGATTCCTGGACCCCCACAACTACAGCCAGAATTTCCGAG AACTGGCTCTCCAGCACGTTTCAATGCTGTTCCGGTCAGAAGAACAGTGGGAGGTCGTGCAGCTTCTGCCAGAAATTG GGTGGCGTCTTAGAAAACAATACATTCTTGTCAAACCAAAGGGGGAATCTAGAGAAAGACACCTTCTTTCTTGG GTTCCACTGGGCCCGGACTTTTACCTAAGTGTTAAGGATCTTCAAAGTGCATTGAAGATTATTTCCTCAGTTCAA CATCCGCACATCTGGCCCACGTCGCTGTGTACTGTCAACGAGAGCGGGGCCATAATTATAAGGAACCTTTCGCACGAGGGCTCATTACGAGATCTTCTGTATCGA GCGAGGCTGCAGGAGTGCTACCTGAGGAAGTACTGCAGCCCGAGAGAGTCCTTTGCGCTGACGTCTGAGGCCATAGCAAAGCTGGGAAACCAAATACTGCACACACTCAAAATGCTGCACGACAGAGGCTTGTATCATG GACACCTGCACCTGGGAAATGTGGCAATCCTCGCGAGTGGTTGTGCATTGCTAGACTTGGAGAACCAGCTGTTAGGCTTACCATGCCAGTTGAGGCCTTTTATTGTTACTTTAAAGAAAGTTAAG ACTCTCGAATCAATCGACGTCTACAGTTTCGGTCACATGGTCTACGAGATGGCATTCGGTCGACCATGTCCAACGGCGACGTGCGATTCGTATCCACCATCTTGTCCCCCCGAATTAA GGTCGGTGCTAGAAGCACTGCTTACGACCGAGGCTTGCAAAAATGGTTTACCTACAATAGCGGACCTGTTACTTCACCC GTTCTTTAGGAGCTGTGTAGCAACAAATGGATCCACACCAAAGCTGCCCATGAAGTTCCCCAGCCAGCTGCGGGAATCCCTTAAAACTGCCCGAGAGTTGACGGAGAGGAGGTTGCAGGAGGACCAGAGACAG TGGAGGCACCAAGAAAAATTACTCAAGGCTCACGCCCTCCTGGGTTctgaggaagaaagaaagcggAGAGCAGTTGAGCTGAAAAAG CGGAGGCAACAGAGTGGGAAACAGACACCATCGTCCCAGCATGCATCTCCGA CAACCCCCGAAGACGCTCCAGTGACATCTCCAACGTCGGCCGtacctccccctcccccaccacCTCCTCCACTTTTGAGTCCTCCCCCACCGCCACCTCCACCTCCAAATGGaggcccccctccccctccgaATGGTGTCCCTTTCCCTTCCAATGGTGCCCCACCACAGACCGGTGGCAGTGGGGACCGCAAAGCCCTCTTGTCGTCCATAACAGGTTTTAATAAGGGCGCCCTCAAGAAGGCAGTCACCAAAGACTGCAGCGTACCAAAACTATAA
- the LOC135388022 gene encoding uncharacterized protein LOC135388022: MELKCVISQWSSVLPVLLVLEVVTPIAGNPLEMCHSDQNCTAPYRCVDYHCTCPEGYDVTKWGCEPRPRELEGELNGPCLESTSCPLNAECRRSRCECKERFVGMRNACYRKAFPGEPCEVAEQCPRLATCESGVCACLQGTRTTATSCVTFKTPKRSIKSLEVYKAAMIVAACLMVVVLLAFLACVIKKSFFDGAPSTLPSVFSVSETVPEARHPTYEKPPSYEDVVRSPPRQEEPPSYADVMGACGSSHNPGFVPDV; this comes from the exons ATGGAACTCAAGTGCGTGATCTCACAATGGAGCAGTGTGCTCCCGGTGTTATTGGTGCTGGAGGTGGTGACACCGATAGCCG GTAACCCCTTAGAAATGTGCCACTCGGACCAAAACTGCACAGCTCCTTATCGTTGTGTTGATTACCACTGCACCTGCCCTGAAGGATACGACGTCACGAAGTGGGGTTGTGAACCGCGTCCTC GTGAACTAGAAGGTGAACTGAACGGCCCATGCTTAGAGAGTACGTCGTGCCCGCTCAACGCAGAATGTCGCAGGTCTCGTTGCGAGTGCAAAGAACGCTTCGTAGGGATGCGGAACGCGTGCTACAGGAAAG CGTTTCCTGGTGAACCGTGCGAGGTTGCTGAACAGTGCCCGCGTCTGGCAACATGCGAGAGTGGCGTCTGTGCGTGTCTTCAAGGCACCAGGACCACGGCAACTTCATGCGTCACTTTCAAGACACCAA AACGAAGCATAAAGTCATTAGAAGTCTACAAGGCAGCTATGATTGTGGCGGCATGTCTGATGGTCGTCGTCCTCTTGGCCTTCCTTGCCTGCGTCATTAAAAA ATCCTTCTTCGACGGTGCTCCATCAACGTTGCCATCGGTATTCTCGGTTTCGGAAACCGTGCCGGAAGCTCGACATCCGACGTACGAGAAACCGCCGTCTTACGAAGACGTGGTACGATCTCCCCCGCGTCAG GAAGAACCGCCTTCTTACGCTGACGTCATGGGAGCGTGTGGCTCCTCCCACAATCCTGGTTTCGTTCCGGACGTCTAG